The Agrobacterium cucumeris genome has a segment encoding these proteins:
- a CDS encoding ABC transporter permease, which yields MTVLDQNLSVPATRQESRAWKKMKRNKSALVGMIIVLFFAVLAIAAPILPIADPVATSWSAIRKAPSAAHWLGTDDLGRDILSRMIYGARASLMAGVVSVMIAVVIGVPFGLISGYFGGWVDMVISRITEALLAMPFLIMAIALAAFLGPSLTNAMIAIGLSAMPIFVRLTRGQVLAVKMEDYVEGARSIGLNHIDIMTRYILPNVFAPIIVQATLTVATAIIAEASLSFLGLGQQAPAPSWGSMLNTAKNFLSQAPWMTMWPGIAIFLVVIGFNLLGDGLRDALDPREA from the coding sequence ATGACCGTTCTCGATCAAAACCTATCCGTACCGGCGACACGGCAGGAAAGCCGCGCCTGGAAAAAAATGAAGCGCAACAAGTCAGCGCTTGTTGGCATGATCATTGTGCTGTTCTTCGCCGTGCTTGCCATTGCCGCGCCGATCCTGCCGATTGCCGACCCGGTTGCGACGAGCTGGTCGGCCATTCGAAAGGCGCCATCGGCAGCCCACTGGCTCGGCACCGACGATCTCGGCCGCGACATTCTCTCGCGCATGATCTATGGCGCCCGCGCCTCGCTGATGGCAGGTGTCGTCTCGGTGATGATCGCAGTGGTCATCGGCGTGCCCTTCGGCCTGATTTCGGGCTATTTCGGCGGCTGGGTGGATATGGTCATCTCGCGCATCACCGAAGCGCTGCTCGCCATGCCGTTCCTGATCATGGCAATCGCGCTTGCCGCCTTCCTCGGCCCGAGCCTCACCAATGCGATGATCGCCATCGGCCTTTCCGCCATGCCGATTTTCGTGCGGCTGACGCGCGGGCAGGTGTTGGCGGTCAAGATGGAGGATTATGTCGAAGGCGCGAGGTCCATCGGCCTCAACCACATCGACATCATGACCCGCTACATCCTGCCGAATGTCTTTGCCCCCATCATCGTGCAGGCGACACTGACGGTGGCGACCGCCATCATCGCGGAGGCGAGCCTTTCCTTCCTCGGTCTCGGCCAGCAGGCGCCGGCGCCGTCCTGGGGTTCGATGCTGAACACCGCGAAGAATTTCCTCAGCCAGGCGCCGTGGATGACGATGTGGCCCGGCATCGCCATCTTCCTCGTCGTTATCGGTTTCAATCTTCTGGGTGATGGCCTGCGTGATGCGCTCGATCCGCGCGAAGCATGA
- a CDS encoding sensor histidine kinase, with the protein MISRSFLSSIAFRLPFAIVFTCVLVFSLSAIAIYGLQRARDEMAAYGLQAFSSLAKASLVSRQVSDLVSSAPFLMNAASPYRVSSESRSVVQQVDMLLEMTGPDSGERITRGFASERIVELLQIIREQTLDLAKDADAAQAHKAEAAAALGEIATGQGILDPELRRRMNGIVQAASASDSLFQLGELRRRYVAETTARQQGYPGERLPLAEMQPYERVFAAQSRYLLEMFAIRASVSRLHTVSRDLSHVTETQGDAVARSLNEDLISTSDALSRLLVIVAVASLLVLVVAILSIRSVMRVSRGIAALSNGMNALAKGEKDVGPPSYSGSETELIRLLDAFRAFHDSVDRVSRLRRTAEAAARTIRSTFRNMNEGIALFDATGRPITMNRRIIELVGRSGSSRKLPIRRFVEPVPEIDPMLLPFESEKGELMERAVVRHRTTDERVIEVSMSRQPDGGIVLLARDVTALDRQEAEAVKAQRLDGIMRMTHQLSHEVGNMIGIITGSLGLLEREAGFNDRQNRHIARIRKAADRGRSLASSMLTIGSQQPIHPSSINVANLLRGMADILEIAVGPKCRIALDLDDGLPTIPLDPALFEQSILNLCLNAAAAMPDGGLISIEAACEKDALVISVTDEGIGMTPEAVDKAFEPYFTTRGDHGGAGLGLAMVYGFVRQSGGEAHISSKPGEGAKVQLTFPAGTGLAQRSA; encoded by the coding sequence GTGATCAGCCGTTCCTTCCTTTCCTCGATTGCCTTTCGGCTACCCTTTGCGATCGTCTTTACCTGCGTCCTCGTCTTCAGCCTGTCGGCCATCGCCATCTATGGCCTGCAGCGCGCCCGCGATGAGATGGCGGCCTATGGCTTGCAGGCCTTTTCCAGTCTCGCCAAGGCATCGCTGGTCTCGCGGCAGGTCTCCGATCTCGTCTCCAGTGCACCTTTCCTGATGAATGCCGCCTCGCCCTATCGCGTTTCCAGCGAAAGCCGCTCCGTCGTCCAGCAGGTCGACATGCTGCTGGAAATGACCGGGCCGGACAGCGGTGAGCGGATCACCCGCGGCTTTGCCAGCGAACGCATCGTCGAACTGCTCCAGATCATCCGGGAACAGACGCTCGATCTTGCGAAGGATGCCGATGCCGCGCAGGCGCACAAGGCGGAAGCGGCGGCGGCACTGGGCGAAATCGCCACCGGTCAGGGCATCCTCGACCCGGAGCTGCGCCGGCGCATGAACGGCATCGTGCAGGCCGCATCCGCATCCGACAGTCTTTTCCAGCTGGGCGAACTGCGCCGCCGTTATGTCGCAGAAACCACGGCCCGCCAGCAGGGTTACCCCGGCGAGCGGCTGCCTTTGGCCGAAATGCAGCCCTATGAACGGGTCTTTGCAGCCCAGAGCCGTTATCTCCTCGAAATGTTCGCCATCCGCGCCTCGGTATCGCGGCTTCACACCGTGTCGCGCGATCTTTCCCATGTCACGGAAACCCAGGGCGATGCGGTTGCCCGCAGCCTGAACGAAGACCTGATCTCCACCTCCGATGCGCTCAGTCGCCTGCTGGTCATCGTGGCCGTCGCCTCCCTTCTGGTTCTGGTGGTGGCGATCCTCTCCATCCGCTCGGTGATGCGGGTGTCACGCGGGATCGCGGCGCTCTCCAACGGCATGAATGCGCTTGCCAAAGGCGAAAAGGATGTCGGCCCGCCCTCCTATAGCGGCTCGGAAACGGAGCTGATCCGCCTGCTCGATGCATTCCGCGCCTTTCATGACAGCGTCGACCGCGTCTCGCGCCTCAGGCGCACGGCGGAAGCGGCGGCCCGCACAATCCGCTCCACCTTCCGCAACATGAATGAGGGCATAGCGCTGTTTGATGCAACCGGCCGGCCGATCACCATGAACCGCCGCATCATCGAACTGGTTGGGCGCTCCGGCTCGTCGCGAAAACTGCCGATCCGTCGGTTTGTCGAGCCGGTCCCGGAAATCGATCCCATGCTGCTGCCCTTCGAGAGCGAAAAGGGCGAATTGATGGAGCGCGCCGTCGTGCGCCACCGCACCACGGATGAGCGGGTGATCGAAGTATCGATGTCGCGCCAGCCGGATGGCGGCATCGTGTTGCTTGCCCGCGATGTCACAGCACTCGACCGGCAGGAGGCGGAAGCCGTAAAGGCCCAGCGTCTGGACGGCATCATGCGCATGACCCATCAGTTGAGCCATGAGGTGGGCAACATGATCGGCATCATCACCGGCAGCCTTGGCCTGCTGGAGCGCGAGGCGGGTTTCAACGACCGCCAGAACCGCCACATCGCCCGCATCCGCAAGGCAGCGGATCGCGGCCGGTCTCTCGCCAGCAGCATGTTGACCATCGGCAGCCAGCAGCCGATCCATCCAAGCTCAATCAATGTCGCCAACCTGCTGCGCGGCATGGCCGATATTCTCGAGATCGCGGTCGGCCCCAAATGCCGGATCGCGCTTGATCTCGATGACGGTCTTCCCACAATCCCGCTCGACCCGGCACTCTTCGAGCAATCCATCCTCAATCTCTGCCTCAATGCGGCGGCTGCCATGCCTGATGGCGGTCTGATCTCGATCGAGGCGGCCTGCGAAAAGGATGCACTGGTGATATCAGTCACCGACGAAGGCATCGGCATGACGCCAGAGGCGGTGGACAAGGCGTTCGAGCCCTATTTCACCACCCGCGGGGACCATGGCGGCGCGGGCCTTGGCCTTGCCATGGTCTATGGCTTCGTGCGCCAGAGCGGCGGCGAGGCTCATATCAGTTCCAAGCCGGGTGAAGGGGCGAAGGTGCAGCTGACATTTCCGGCAGGCACCGGGCTGGCGCAAAGGTCGGCCTGA
- a CDS encoding ABC transporter substrate-binding protein: MKKTQTLTAALLASALLAAPALSSELRIGLNDDADVLDPAQSRTFVGRIVYTAMCDKLVDISQDMKIVPQLATEWAWSEGGKVLTMKIRDGVKFHNGETLDAAAVVATIERNMTLPESRRKSELSSVEKVEATGPLEVKFTLKTPDVTLLAQLSDRAGMIVEPKAAKELGANFGSKPVCAGPFKFVERIQQDRIVLEKFADYWDKDKVLVDKVVYLPIPDTTVKLANLRAGDLDIAERISASDAESVRNDSKLTYADIIGPGYMAMYVNMNNGARADNPLGKDKRLRQAFSYAIDREAIGQIVFEGTSKGGNQAFPPTSPWFNQSLPVPPRDIDKAKQLMKEAGYEKLDVELQHANNTTQTQMMQVIQSMVAEAGFNVTLKATEFATLLSEQTAGNYQLSRSDWSGRIDPDGNLHQFVTCKGGINDVKYCNPEVDKLLNEARASTEDAVRKEKYDAASVILNDDMPIIYLGHQPYAYAISNKVKGWAPSPDGMIRLLGVSKD; this comes from the coding sequence CTGCGGCGCTGCTCGCCAGCGCATTGCTCGCCGCACCGGCGCTATCGTCCGAATTGCGCATCGGCCTCAATGACGATGCCGATGTGCTCGACCCTGCGCAATCGCGCACCTTCGTTGGCCGCATCGTCTACACCGCCATGTGCGACAAGCTGGTGGATATCTCGCAGGACATGAAGATCGTGCCCCAGCTTGCCACCGAATGGGCCTGGTCCGAAGGCGGCAAGGTGCTGACCATGAAAATCCGCGATGGCGTCAAGTTCCACAATGGCGAGACGCTTGATGCGGCTGCCGTGGTCGCGACCATCGAGCGCAATATGACGCTGCCGGAATCGCGCCGCAAAAGCGAGCTCTCCTCGGTCGAAAAGGTTGAGGCGACGGGACCGCTGGAGGTGAAATTCACGCTGAAGACGCCCGACGTTACCCTGCTGGCACAGCTTTCCGACCGCGCCGGCATGATCGTTGAACCCAAGGCGGCCAAGGAACTGGGCGCGAATTTTGGTTCGAAACCGGTTTGTGCCGGGCCGTTCAAATTTGTCGAGCGTATCCAGCAGGACCGTATCGTGCTCGAGAAATTCGCTGACTATTGGGACAAGGACAAGGTCCTCGTCGACAAGGTCGTCTATCTGCCGATCCCCGATACAACCGTGAAGCTTGCAAACCTTCGCGCCGGCGACCTCGATATTGCCGAACGTATTTCGGCATCCGATGCGGAATCCGTCAGGAACGATTCCAAGCTGACCTATGCCGATATAATCGGGCCGGGTTACATGGCCATGTATGTCAACATGAACAATGGCGCGCGTGCGGATAATCCACTCGGCAAGGACAAGCGACTGCGGCAGGCGTTCTCCTATGCCATCGACCGCGAGGCGATCGGCCAGATCGTCTTTGAAGGCACCTCCAAGGGTGGCAATCAGGCCTTCCCGCCCACAAGCCCCTGGTTTAACCAGAGCCTGCCAGTGCCGCCGCGCGATATCGACAAGGCCAAGCAGCTGATGAAGGAGGCGGGTTACGAGAAGCTCGACGTCGAGCTGCAGCACGCCAACAACACCACGCAGACACAGATGATGCAGGTCATCCAGTCCATGGTGGCCGAGGCCGGTTTCAACGTCACTCTGAAGGCGACGGAATTTGCGACGCTGCTGTCCGAACAGACCGCCGGCAATTACCAGCTCAGCCGTTCCGACTGGTCGGGGCGTATCGATCCGGATGGCAACCTGCACCAGTTCGTCACCTGCAAGGGCGGCATCAACGATGTGAAATACTGCAATCCTGAAGTCGACAAGCTGCTGAACGAGGCCCGCGCCTCGACCGAAGATGCGGTGCGCAAGGAAAAATACGATGCCGCAAGCGTCATCCTCAACGATGACATGCCGATCATCTATCTCGGCCACCAGCCCTATGCCTATGCCATTTCCAACAAGGTCAAGGGCTGGGCGCCGTCGCCCGATGGCATGATCCGCCTTCTCGGCGTTTCCAAGGACTGA
- a CDS encoding gamma-glutamyltransferase family protein has translation MTEFTTRPEILGTFGVVTSTHWIASAVGMAILEKGGNAFDAAVATGFVLQIVEPHLCGPGGDMPAVFYSKQKDKVEVICAQGPAPSGATIEHYTSEGLKLIPGDGLLATVIPGAFDGWMLMLRDYGTMSVRDVLEPAIYYAEQGHPTLPRVSATIKGLADFFEKEWPTSHETWLPGGAAPEPHANFRNPVLAATYQRIITEAEARTGRENQIEAARDAFYRGFVAEAINSYVKTAEVMDASGARHKGVLTAQDMAGWSATVEAPQTLDYHDWTIAKTPAWGQGPVLLQSLALLKGFDIAAMDPSGPDFIHTIVEAMKLAFADREVYYGDPEFGQIPTEYLLSDGYNAGRRALIGREASLALRPGIVPGYENQVDATMAMLAEMSGKGTVYEPTMSHLTEKRGDTVHIDVIDRWGNMVSTTPSGGWLQSSPVVPGLGFALNSRAQMFWLKEGLPTSLAPGKRPRTTLTPSLALHQGRPSMVFGTPGGDQQDQWQLPFFLRYAHHGKNLQAAIDMPLFHTSHFPGSFYPRTSSPGEIMVESTAGEATLDELRRRGHRVTVADAWSVGRLTAARRDVDGLLRAAATPRLMQAYAVGR, from the coding sequence ATGACTGAATTCACAACACGCCCTGAAATCCTTGGCACCTTCGGCGTCGTCACCTCAACGCACTGGATCGCCTCGGCCGTTGGCATGGCCATTCTCGAAAAGGGCGGCAATGCTTTCGACGCCGCCGTCGCCACCGGCTTTGTGCTGCAGATCGTCGAGCCGCATCTCTGCGGTCCGGGCGGGGATATGCCGGCCGTGTTTTATTCAAAGCAGAAGGACAAGGTTGAAGTCATCTGCGCACAGGGTCCGGCCCCGAGCGGTGCGACGATCGAACATTACACTTCGGAAGGGCTGAAACTGATCCCCGGCGACGGGCTGCTGGCCACCGTCATCCCCGGTGCCTTCGACGGCTGGATGCTGATGCTGCGCGATTATGGCACGATGAGCGTGCGCGACGTGCTGGAACCCGCCATCTATTATGCCGAGCAGGGGCATCCAACGCTGCCGCGTGTCTCCGCCACCATCAAGGGGCTGGCCGATTTCTTCGAGAAGGAATGGCCGACATCCCATGAGACATGGCTGCCGGGTGGTGCCGCACCCGAGCCTCACGCCAATTTCCGTAATCCGGTTCTGGCTGCGACCTATCAGCGGATTATCACCGAAGCCGAAGCGCGTACCGGCCGCGAAAACCAGATCGAGGCGGCGCGCGATGCCTTCTACCGGGGTTTCGTTGCGGAAGCTATCAACAGTTACGTAAAGACGGCGGAAGTCATGGATGCCAGCGGCGCACGGCACAAGGGTGTGCTGACGGCGCAGGATATGGCCGGGTGGAGCGCGACCGTCGAAGCGCCGCAGACGCTTGATTATCACGACTGGACGATTGCCAAGACGCCCGCCTGGGGACAGGGTCCGGTTCTGCTGCAATCACTTGCGCTTCTGAAGGGCTTTGACATTGCGGCCATGGACCCGTCCGGGCCTGATTTCATCCACACCATCGTTGAGGCCATGAAGCTCGCCTTTGCCGACCGTGAGGTCTATTACGGCGACCCGGAATTCGGTCAGATACCAACGGAATATCTTCTCTCTGACGGGTATAATGCCGGACGCCGGGCGCTGATCGGCCGCGAGGCCTCGCTGGCGCTGCGCCCCGGCATCGTGCCCGGATACGAAAATCAGGTGGACGCCACCATGGCCATGCTGGCCGAGATGAGCGGCAAGGGCACCGTCTACGAGCCGACCATGTCGCATTTGACGGAGAAGCGCGGTGACACTGTGCATATCGACGTCATCGACCGCTGGGGCAACATGGTGTCCACCACGCCATCGGGCGGCTGGCTGCAATCGTCGCCGGTCGTGCCGGGCCTCGGTTTCGCACTCAATTCCCGCGCCCAGATGTTCTGGCTGAAGGAAGGCCTGCCGACCTCGCTTGCGCCGGGCAAACGCCCGCGCACCACGCTGACGCCGTCGCTTGCGTTGCATCAGGGGCGGCCCTCGATGGTCTTCGGCACACCGGGGGGCGATCAGCAGGACCAGTGGCAGTTGCCTTTCTTCCTGCGTTACGCGCATCACGGCAAGAACCTGCAGGCGGCCATCGACATGCCTTTGTTCCACACCTCGCATTTTCCGGGCTCGTTTTATCCGCGTACCAGCTCGCCGGGTGAAATCATGGTGGAAAGCACAGCGGGTGAGGCGACGCTCGATGAGCTTCGCCGTCGCGGCCACCGGGTCACGGTTGCCGATGCCTGGTCGGTCGGGCGATTGACAGCAGCAAGGCGGGATGTGGACGGCCTGCTGCGCGCCGCCGCGACACCGCGGCTGATGCAGGCCTATGCGGTGGGGCGGTGA
- a CDS encoding response regulator transcription factor, with protein MLNQKVRILIVEDDPDMAELISDLVEAEGWLPTCARSAEEADEILARDRMQLVLVDHNLPGTSGRTFAQRLRGKVDSDIGIVMVTAAGSAADRVLGLETAADDYVVKPFEPIELTARIKAVLRRTIPSLKQEKDSERDHGRTALRLGDWAIDLDARRAVCLADRSRTLTSAEFALLEILAETPNQPVSRSQILDRLGSESDRYIDRNVDVLVLRLRRKIEINPDLPRHIKTRRGKGYVLHTDEGELSP; from the coding sequence GTGCTTAATCAGAAGGTTCGCATTCTGATCGTCGAGGACGATCCTGATATGGCCGAGCTTATCTCGGACCTCGTCGAGGCCGAGGGCTGGCTGCCCACCTGCGCCCGCTCCGCCGAGGAAGCGGACGAGATACTGGCGCGGGACCGGATGCAGCTGGTGCTCGTTGACCATAACCTGCCCGGCACATCCGGCCGCACCTTCGCCCAGCGGCTGCGCGGCAAGGTCGATAGTGATATCGGCATCGTCATGGTCACGGCCGCCGGCAGCGCCGCCGACCGGGTTCTCGGTCTGGAAACCGCCGCCGACGATTATGTCGTCAAACCCTTCGAACCCATCGAACTGACGGCGCGGATCAAGGCCGTGTTGCGCCGGACGATCCCCTCGCTGAAACAGGAGAAGGACAGCGAGCGTGATCATGGCCGCACGGCGCTTCGCCTCGGTGACTGGGCGATCGATCTCGATGCCCGCCGGGCCGTCTGCCTCGCGGATCGCAGCCGCACGCTGACCAGCGCCGAATTCGCGCTGCTGGAAATTCTCGCCGAAACGCCCAACCAGCCCGTCAGCCGCTCGCAGATCCTCGACCGGCTGGGTTCGGAAAGCGACCGCTATATCGACCGCAATGTCGATGTGCTGGTGCTGCGGCTCAGGCGCAAGATCGAGATAAACCCCGATCTGCCGCGCCATATCAAGACCCGGCGCGGCAAGGGATATGTGCTCCACACCGATGAGGGCGAGCTTTCCCCGTGA
- a CDS encoding ABC transporter permease — protein MPVYIGKRLLVAIPTLLIISIFVFSLQKLLPGDPVLAMAGEERDPATIEFLREKYRLNDPVPLQYLNWLGGVVTGDFGISLRTNQPVLELIGQKLPVTIQLAVMAMFFAMVIGIPIGILAAVKKNTWIDYTANIVALSGLSIPNFWLGIMLILLVSVKLGWLPASGYESIFVDPVRSIETMIMPAFVLGNALAATLMRHTRSAMVAVLSSDYIRTARAKGLSPREIILSHSFRNALLPVITLLALLFGELLAGAVLTEQIFTIPGFGKMTVDAVFTRDYAVVQGIVLCTAVGFILMNLLADIAYVLLNPRLRATI, from the coding sequence ATGCCTGTTTACATCGGCAAGCGACTGCTGGTCGCGATCCCGACGCTTCTGATCATTTCCATCTTCGTTTTCTCGCTGCAGAAACTCCTGCCGGGCGATCCGGTTCTTGCCATGGCGGGTGAGGAACGCGATCCCGCGACGATTGAATTCCTGCGGGAAAAATATCGCCTCAATGACCCCGTTCCACTGCAATATCTCAACTGGCTGGGCGGCGTGGTGACGGGTGATTTCGGCATTTCGCTACGCACCAACCAGCCGGTGCTGGAACTGATCGGCCAGAAGCTGCCGGTCACCATTCAGCTGGCTGTCATGGCGATGTTCTTTGCCATGGTCATCGGCATTCCCATCGGCATTCTCGCTGCCGTCAAGAAGAATACGTGGATCGACTACACGGCCAATATCGTGGCGCTTTCCGGCCTGTCCATCCCGAATTTCTGGCTCGGCATCATGCTGATCCTGCTGGTGTCGGTGAAGCTCGGCTGGCTGCCGGCATCCGGTTATGAATCGATCTTCGTCGACCCTGTTCGTTCCATCGAAACCATGATCATGCCGGCCTTCGTGCTGGGCAACGCGCTTGCGGCAACGCTGATGCGTCATACCCGTTCGGCGATGGTGGCGGTCTTGAGTTCCGATTATATCCGCACCGCCCGGGCCAAGGGGCTTTCGCCGCGCGAGATCATCCTGTCGCACAGTTTCCGCAACGCGCTGCTGCCGGTCATCACGCTGCTGGCGCTGCTCTTCGGCGAGTTGCTGGCCGGCGCGGTCCTGACGGAGCAGATTTTCACCATTCCCGGCTTCGGCAAGATGACGGTCGATGCGGTGTTCACCCGCGATTATGCCGTCGTACAGGGCATCGTGCTCTGCACCGCCGTCGGCTTCATTCTCATGAACCTTCTGGCCGACATTGCCTATGTCCTGCTCAACCCCCGCCTCAGGGCGACCATCTGA
- a CDS encoding ABC transporter ATP-binding protein: protein METKPVLSVRNLTTSFLVDDEWKSVVRNVSFDVAPGETVAIVGESGSGKSVTSLSLMRLLATSSSRIEGEVLLNGRNLLALSEKEMRGVRGNDISMIFQEPMTSLNPIFTIGRQISEVLIRHKGLSKQEARAETVRLLEKVRIPNAASRFDEYPHQFSGGMRQRVMIAMALASRPKLLIADEPTTALDVTIQGQILDLIKLLQEEEGMSVLFITHDMGVVAEIADRTIVMYRGDEVETGPTEEIFKRGKHPYTRALLSAVPKLGSMRDRQWPTRFPVLDMKTGLSTEPQEVAETVASGQTPVLSVKNLVTRFPIRSGLLARQTGAVHAVENVSFDLFQGETLALVGESGCGKSTTGRSIMRLVEPSSGDVSLDGYDVMRLDTTGLRNMRKSVQMIFQDPFSSLNPRMTVGTAISEPFIKHRLGTTKQAKEKTADLLEKVGLSADMAGRYPHEFSGGQRQRIAIARALALDPKVIVADESVSALDVSIKAQVCNLLLDLQQSLNLAFLFISHDMAVVERVSHRVAVMYLGEIVEIGPRAAVFDNPQHAYTKKLMAAVPVPDPARRGIRRSVSNDELKSPIRAMGYETPERTYRTVSPGHFVQVA from the coding sequence ATGGAAACAAAACCCGTCCTCTCCGTCCGTAACCTGACCACGTCCTTTCTCGTTGATGACGAATGGAAAAGCGTCGTGCGCAACGTCTCCTTCGATGTTGCGCCCGGTGAAACCGTTGCGATTGTCGGCGAATCCGGTTCCGGCAAGTCCGTCACTTCCCTGTCGCTCATGCGTCTGCTTGCGACTTCCTCCAGCCGGATCGAAGGCGAAGTGCTGCTCAATGGGCGCAATCTGCTGGCGCTTTCCGAAAAGGAGATGCGCGGCGTGCGCGGCAACGATATTTCGATGATCTTTCAGGAGCCGATGACCTCGCTTAATCCGATCTTCACCATCGGCCGCCAGATTTCCGAAGTCCTCATCAGGCACAAGGGGCTTTCGAAACAGGAGGCGCGGGCGGAGACGGTGCGGCTTCTGGAAAAGGTGCGTATTCCCAATGCGGCCAGCCGTTTTGACGAATATCCGCACCAGTTTTCCGGTGGCATGCGCCAGCGGGTGATGATTGCCATGGCGCTCGCCTCGCGGCCGAAGCTGCTGATCGCCGATGAGCCGACGACGGCGCTCGACGTCACCATTCAGGGCCAGATCCTCGATCTCATCAAGCTGCTGCAGGAAGAGGAGGGCATGTCGGTTCTCTTCATTACCCACGACATGGGTGTGGTGGCCGAAATCGCCGACCGGACGATCGTCATGTATCGTGGCGACGAGGTCGAGACCGGCCCGACCGAGGAGATATTCAAACGCGGCAAGCACCCCTATACGCGGGCGCTGCTTTCGGCGGTGCCGAAGCTCGGCTCGATGCGCGACCGGCAATGGCCGACGCGTTTTCCGGTGCTCGACATGAAAACCGGTCTTTCAACCGAGCCTCAGGAGGTGGCCGAGACCGTGGCGAGTGGGCAGACGCCGGTCCTGTCGGTCAAGAACCTTGTAACGCGTTTCCCCATCCGCTCCGGCCTGCTGGCGCGGCAGACGGGTGCGGTTCATGCCGTCGAAAACGTCTCCTTCGATCTGTTCCAAGGCGAGACGCTGGCGCTGGTCGGTGAATCCGGCTGCGGAAAGTCCACCACCGGCCGCTCGATCATGCGCCTCGTGGAGCCGTCGTCCGGCGATGTATCGCTCGATGGCTACGATGTGATGCGGCTTGATACCACCGGCCTGCGCAACATGCGCAAATCCGTCCAGATGATCTTTCAGGATCCATTTTCCTCGCTCAACCCGCGCATGACGGTGGGCACGGCGATTTCCGAACCGTTCATCAAGCACAGGCTAGGAACCACGAAACAGGCGAAGGAAAAAACCGCCGATCTCCTGGAAAAGGTTGGCCTGTCGGCCGATATGGCCGGCCGCTACCCGCATGAATTTTCCGGCGGCCAGCGCCAGCGCATCGCCATTGCCCGGGCGCTTGCGCTTGATCCCAAGGTCATTGTTGCGGATGAAAGCGTCTCGGCGCTCGATGTCTCGATCAAGGCGCAGGTCTGCAACCTGTTGCTCGACCTGCAGCAGAGCCTCAACCTCGCCTTCCTGTTCATCAGCCATGACATGGCGGTGGTGGAACGCGTCAGTCACCGCGTGGCGGTGATGTATCTCGGCGAGATCGTCGAAATCGGTCCGCGTGCCGCCGTTTTCGACAATCCGCAACATGCCTATACGAAAAAGCTGATGGCGGCGGTGCCGGTGCCCGATCCGGCGCGGCGCGGTATAAGACGCAGCGTTTCCAATGACGAGTTGAAAAGCCCGATACGGGCAATGGGTTATGAAACGCCGGAGCGGACTTACAGGACCGTTTCACCCGGCCATTTCGTGCAGGTGGCCTGA
- a CDS encoding ankyrin repeat domain-containing protein, with product MRRLVLCGVLMMTLGANAQAAVLEAVTAKDHARLEQLLKNSGATEERNAQGQTPLLVAVWQNDVPAARLLLEAGADVDARDNIEDSPFLVAGAQGRIEILQMILKNGADLKSTNRFGGTALIPAAEKGHPEAVDMLLAAGVDVDHVNRLGWTALLEVTILRDGGAVSQRIVRSLLAGGADVAVKDFDGRTALAHARERGLTEIVALLEAAGAKD from the coding sequence ATGCGACGACTGGTTTTATGTGGAGTGCTGATGATGACCCTTGGCGCAAATGCTCAGGCTGCCGTTCTGGAAGCGGTAACGGCGAAGGATCACGCGCGGCTTGAACAACTGCTGAAAAACAGTGGCGCCACCGAAGAGCGGAACGCGCAGGGCCAGACGCCGCTGCTGGTGGCGGTTTGGCAGAACGACGTGCCGGCGGCACGCCTGCTTCTCGAGGCCGGTGCCGATGTCGATGCCCGCGACAATATCGAGGACAGCCCGTTTCTGGTGGCGGGGGCGCAGGGCAGGATAGAAATCCTGCAAATGATCCTCAAAAACGGTGCTGATCTTAAAAGTACCAACCGCTTTGGCGGTACGGCGCTCATCCCGGCTGCCGAAAAGGGACATCCGGAAGCCGTAGATATGCTGCTGGCAGCGGGTGTGGATGTCGATCACGTCAACCGGCTCGGCTGGACGGCCCTGCTTGAAGTCACAATCCTGAGAGATGGCGGCGCGGTATCGCAGCGGATCGTCCGGTCGCTTCTTGCCGGTGGCGCTGACGTTGCGGTGAAGGATTTTGATGGAAGGACGGCGCTTGCCCATGCCCGCGAAAGAGGGCTGACGGAAATCGTTGCACTGCTGGAGGCCGCCGGCGCGAAGGATTGA